One Amorphoplanes digitatis genomic window carries:
- a CDS encoding ATP-binding protein yields MPSPHLIPRRVAAQVNAALADTRVVLISGARQAGKSTLVRVVAGDRPAERRDLDRAQDRAAAIADPIGFVDSAELLAIDEIQRAPELLLAIKAAVDEDPRPGRFLLTGSSRLFGLVAAPDALPGRMETVELWPFSQGELDGEPDGFIDAVFALGPELRHESAVTRADYAARIVRGGLPEATSRGDVRRRQRFLDAYVQALIDRDVRQLSDIQRKGELRKLVRLLAARSATIIAANSLETALGLSRPTIARYLQALEEIFLVKRIPGWSRNLGTRATAAPKLVFVDSGIAAGEIAVDGRALLRPGAPFGPLLESFVLSELSRQLTWSEQQAELSHYRDHSKFEVDAVLENRSGQVVGIEVKAASTVGPDDFRGLRRLAERLGDDFVCGVVLYTGGSTLPFGDRLRAMPVSALWQVGPSDVLTAAAPGLEVRGAQ; encoded by the coding sequence GTGCCCTCGCCCCATCTGATCCCTCGCCGGGTCGCGGCGCAGGTGAACGCCGCGCTGGCCGACACCCGCGTCGTGCTGATCAGCGGTGCGCGCCAGGCCGGCAAGAGCACCCTCGTCCGCGTCGTCGCCGGCGATCGGCCCGCCGAGCGCCGTGACCTCGACCGGGCGCAGGACAGGGCGGCGGCGATCGCCGACCCGATCGGCTTCGTCGACTCCGCGGAGCTGCTGGCGATCGATGAGATTCAGCGCGCACCGGAGCTGCTCCTGGCCATCAAGGCCGCCGTCGACGAGGACCCGCGCCCCGGCCGGTTCCTGCTCACCGGCTCCTCGCGGCTGTTCGGCCTGGTCGCCGCGCCCGACGCGCTGCCGGGCAGGATGGAGACGGTCGAGCTCTGGCCGTTCTCCCAGGGCGAGCTGGACGGCGAGCCGGACGGCTTCATCGACGCCGTTTTCGCGCTCGGACCGGAGCTGCGGCACGAGTCGGCCGTGACCCGCGCCGACTACGCCGCCCGGATCGTGCGCGGCGGCCTTCCGGAGGCGACGTCCCGCGGCGACGTCCGGCGCCGCCAGAGGTTCCTCGACGCGTACGTCCAGGCGCTCATCGACCGCGACGTGCGGCAGCTGTCCGACATCCAGCGCAAGGGCGAGCTCCGCAAGCTGGTGCGGCTGCTGGCCGCCCGGTCCGCGACCATCATCGCCGCCAACTCGCTCGAGACCGCGCTGGGACTGAGCCGGCCGACGATCGCGCGCTACCTCCAGGCCCTGGAGGAGATCTTCCTCGTCAAGCGGATACCGGGGTGGTCGCGCAATCTCGGCACCCGGGCGACGGCCGCGCCGAAGCTCGTCTTCGTCGACTCGGGCATCGCCGCCGGCGAGATCGCCGTCGACGGCCGGGCGCTGCTGCGGCCCGGCGCGCCGTTCGGGCCGCTGCTGGAGTCGTTCGTCCTGTCCGAGCTGTCGCGGCAGCTCACCTGGTCCGAGCAGCAGGCCGAGCTCTCGCACTACCGGGACCACAGCAAGTTCGAGGTCGACGCGGTGCTCGAGAACAGGTCCGGCCAGGTCGTCGGCATCGAGGTCAAGGCGGCCTCGACGGTCGGGCCCGACGACTTCCGCGGGCTGCGCCGGCTCGCCGAGCGCCTCGGCGACGACTTCGTCTGCGGCGTGGTCCTCTACACCGGCGGCTCCACGCTGCCGTTCGGCGACCGGCTGCGGGCCATGCCGGTCAGCGCGTTGTGGCAGGTCGGCCCTTCGGACGTCTTGACTGCCGCTGCACCTGGTCTTGAGGTTCGCGGCGCACAGTAA